The Nostoc sp. 'Lobaria pulmonaria (5183) cyanobiont' DNA window CTGATGGAACGCTCGAAAATAATTGCCATTCTTACAGGTGCGATTTCGATCATTTTAGCGATCGCCTACCTGATCTTAGTCCAACTGCTGGACTACCGGGACATGAAACCCGCCCCCATTAGTCAAGTTGACTCACCACCTGCCGTTACTATCTCTCACTGGCAAGTTGACAAAATCACCCAAATATAAATTACATTTAGTCGATTTTTAGAGACGCAATTGATTGCGTCTCTTGTCATTTATATCAATTGATAAAACTAATGATAACTATTGATTCATCCCTAAACCAATACATAGATAAAAATTAATAGCTATGATTCATTACTTAAATAGTTGATTAGATAAGAAATAATTAGAGTTCTTATCTCAAATTTATTTAATTAAATAATTCCATTGTGACAGATATAACGGTAAGCTATTTCTAACAAAATTAAGCAAAGATAAATTTGCATTATCTACGACGCCGAATAGCCCGTCGTAGACATTGCTGGGTTAACTGGGATCAACGTCAGTTGATTTAAAACCCATAATTTTTGATGACAATAATAGAGGTGAGTTGATGGCTCAGTTTCTACTTGAGACTGTTTGGCTAGTTCCGTGCTATGCCTTAATCGGTGGCTTGTTAGCCGTGCCTTGGTCGCCAGGGATCATTCGGAAAACGGGGCCAAGACCGGCGGGTTATGTAAATTTGGTGATGACATTTTTGGCGTTTGTACATAGTGCGATCGCCTTACAAGCAACTTGGAATTATCCAGCCCAAGAAGTATTTATTCCGTGGTTATCTACGGCTGGTTTAGACCTAACTATTGCTTTGGATATATCCTCGGTGAGTGTCGGCGCTTTAGTTGTGATTACTGGCTTGAATTTGCTGGCGCAGATTTATGCGATCGGCTACATGGAAATGGATTGGGGTTGGGGACGCTTCTATTCTTTGTTGGGATTATTTGAAGCGGGATTATGTGCCCTTGCTTTGTGTAATAACTTGTTTTTCAGCTATGTAATTTTGGAAGTCCTGACGCTGGGAACCTACCTACTAGTTGGCTTATGGTTTAGTCAGCCGTTGGTAGTTTCAGGTGCAAGAGACGCTTTCTTAACCAAGCGGGTGGGAGACTTATTCTTGCTGATGGGCGTATTGGCATTATGGCCTTTAGCCGGAACTTGGAATTATCCAGAATTAGCTGAATGGGCGGCTACTGCGAACGTTAACCCGACAGCGATTGCACTCGTAGGTTTAGCCTTAATTGCCGGGCCGATGGGTAAATGTGCCCAGTTCCCCCTGCATTTATGGCTAGATGAAGCAATGGAAGGCCCTGTTCCCAGTACGATTTTGCGGAACTCAGTAGTAGTTGCTAGTGGTGCATGGGTGCTGATTAAATTGCAACCTGTGTTAAGTCTGTCGCCGATAGTTTCCTCCGCTATGGTGGCCATTGGGGTAGTGACAGCCGTGGGTGCTTCTTTAATTGCGATCGCTCAAATTGACCTTAAACGCTGCCAATCCTATTCTGTCAGTGCATACATGGGTTTAGTCTTCATTGCCGTGGGAGTGCAACAAGACGAAGCGGCGCTATTGTTAGTACTCACCCATGCCATATCCGCAGCCCTGTTGGTGATGAGTACTGGGGGAATTATTTGGAATAGCATCACCCAAGATGTCACCCAATTAGGCGGATTGTGGACGCGTCGCCCGATTTCGGCAATTGCTTTTATCGTCGGGACTTTGGGATTAGTTGGTTTTCCACCCTTGGGTAGCTTTTGGGCGTTGGTGAAACTAGCAGATGGGTTGTGGGAAACGCAACCTTGGTTAGTGGGAGTAGTGATAGCGGTAAATGCTTTAACAGCCGTGAGTTTAACCAGAGAATTCGGTTTAATTTTTGGCGGTAAAGCGACACAAATGAGTCAGCGATCGCCTGAAGCCCACTGGCCGATGATTCTGCCAACAATGATTCTACTTGGTGTCAGTCTACATCTTCCTTTAGTGTTGCAAAGCTTATCACTTTTACCCGATTGGGCAAGCCTAAATAAAGATGTCGTACTACTTTTAATTTTGTCGAATATTTTCAGTTGCACCATCACTGGCGTAATTTATTTAGGCAATATTCCCAAACCGATTCGTCTCCCTTGGCAAGGATTACAAGATTTACTGGCATACGACTTTTACACCCCAAAACTCTATCGGATGACGATAATTTTCAGCGTTGCCAAAATTTCCCAACTTGCTGATATGATTGACCGCTTTGTGATTGATGGGATTGTTAATTTCGTTGGTTTATTTTCGCTATTAGGTGGCGAAGGTCTTAAATACAGCACCTCTGGACAAACCCAGTTTTATGCATTCACTGTTCTTCTAGGAGTGAGTTTTTTAGGAATGTGGGTAACTTGGCCATTTTGGGGAATACAGTTTTTAAATTTTGTTTTTCAAATTTCGACACTTAGGTAGCAGTAGCTATCCGACTAAAAGTTAACAGTTTAATATTGTGAGGATAATTCCATGAGCATACGACATCCGCAGATAAGTCTTTCCAGAAGAAGTTTATTCAAGTTTGGTGCAGGTGCGATCGGTACAGGTGTATTGACAGCCGGACTTGGTTCAAACTTACTTGCAGCCGAAAAAACACCAGTAGAAGAAGATATTACGCCCGATAAGGCACTGCAAGAGTTATTAGATGGAAATGAAAGGTTTGCCAAAAGAAAACGTCGTAATCCTGACCAAAGCTATTCACGTTTAGTTGAAGTTGCCAAAGGTCAAAAGCCTTTCGCTTCTATTCTCGGTTGTGCAGATTCACGAGTCCCTTCAGAAATTGTTTTTGACCAAGGACTTGGAGATTTATTCGTTTGCCGGATAGCTGGTAATATTGCCACAACACAGCAAATTGGTAGTTTAGAATTTGGTAGTTTAGTATTAGGTACCAAAGTCATCATGGTCGTTGGGCATGAAAGATGTGGTGCAATACAAGCGGCGATTAAAGGTGCTCCAGTACCTGGAAATATTGGAAGTTTGCTTGAAGCAATTAAACCAAGTGTAGAAAGTTCAAAAGATAAATCAGGAGATATGGTAGAAACTGTTTGTAAAGCAAATATTTTGGCGCAAATTCAAAAATTGAAATCATCGTCAGTTTTATCTGAGTTAATCAAAGCAGAAAAGCTGAAAATAGTCGGTGGCTATTACGATTTAGATACGGGAGAAATTAGTATAGTAAGTTAGCTTTTTTGTCCTTTGTCATTAGTCATTAGTCATTGGCTAAAGAGTAAGTCATAAAGGATAAAAGACAAAAGACAAAGGACGAAGACGTAGGTTTGGTTGAGAAACGAAACCCAAGATTATCGAGACTTTGTTGGGTTACGCTATCGCTCAACCCAACCTACTATTCTCTTAACCTAAGCGTATTGAGTCATAAAGGACAAAGGACAAAGGACAAAATTTCCATGTTAAGTGTTTTGATTTGGCTTCCAATCTTCACTGCTATTTTCATAGCAGTCTTACCTGTAAGTATTCCTAATTATCGCATTCGTTTAATAGCATTAATTTTTTCAGGGATAGTTCTCTTGTGGAACATTTTTATCCTGCTAAAATTTGATATCAGCAATCCAGGAATGCAATTTCAAGAGTATTTGCCTTGGAATGAAACTCTTGGCTTGAGCTATCAATTAGGTGTTGATGGACTTTCCATATTGATGTTGGTGTTAAATAGCCTACTCACGTGGATTTCTATTTACAGCAGTAGTAAAGAAACTGAACGACCCCGGTTGTTTTACTCCATGATTTTATTAGTGAGTGGAGGAGTTGCAGGTGCTTTTCTAGCGGAAAATTTGCTGCTGTTCTTCCTATTCTACGAACTAGAACTAATCCCTTTTTACTTACTGATTTCCATTTGGGGAGGGAAAAAACGAGGTTATGCTGGGATTAAATTCCTAATTTATACTGCTGTTTCGGGAGCATTAATTCTGGCAACATTCTTAGGTATGGTGTGGTTGAGTGGTTCTACCAATTTTGCTTTTGATGCAGTCTCTACAGAAAATCTATCAACAGCCAAACAAATTCTTTTATTAGCAGGAATAGTGTTAGGTTTTGGGATTAAAATTCCCTTAGTTCCCTTCCATACTTGGCTACCCGATGCTTATGTTGAGGCTTCAGCACCAATTGCCATTCTTCTCGGTGGGGTGTTGGCAAAGCTGGGAACCTATGGACTGCTACGATTTGGGTTGGGTATGTTTCCCCATGCTTGGAGTATTATTGCACCGACTTTAGCAATTTGGGGAGCAGTTAGCGCTATCTATGGCGCAGTAATTGCGATCGCTCAAAAAGATATCAAGCGCATGGTAGCATACAGTTCCGTTGGTCACATGGGCTATATCTTGCTAGGTGCTGCCGCCAGTACTCCCTTAGCACTCGTTGGTGCAGTCGCCCAAATGTTCAGCCACGGTATTATCCTAGCCATTCTCTTCCACTTGGTGGGAGTCGTTGAAGCCAAAGTTGGTACACGCGAGTTAGATAAACTCAATGGTTTAATGAGTCCCATACGCGGTTTACCGCTAATTAGCGCTTTACTAGTTTTAAGCGGTATGGCTAGCGCAGGTATTCCCGGTTTAACAGGATTCATCGCAGAATTTATCGTCTTTCAAGGTAGTTTCTCTATCTTTCCCCTCCCGACAATTTTGTGTGTAGTCGCTAGTGGATTAACCGCAGTTTATTTTGTTATCCTCCTCAACCGCACTTGTTTTGGCAGACTGGATAACTTCGCCTACTATCCCAAAGTTCTTTGGTCTGAGAAAATACCAGCTTTAATTTTGGCAGCTTTCATCATCTTTTTGGGAGTACAACCCACTTGGTTAGTACGTTGGAGTGAATCCACAACTACAACAATGGTGGCTGCAATTCCCTCTTTGGAAAAAACTGTTATCTCTGAAGTGGTAAATAATTAAGAGTTTTTAAACGCAGAGGAACGCAAAGTTTAACGCAAAGTAGCGCAGAGTTTTTGAATTCGATTCGCTAGAAGTTTACGCAATTGAGTAAATATCATTACCATGACTGCAATTAAAACAGCAATTAAATTACCTCCTTCTAATCACGAATTTGCTGAAGTAATTCACCGCTTAGAAGCAGGCGGTGCAATGTTACCCGATACTCCAGAAAATTTGATGCAAATCATCGGTTTATACAAAGCTTATGCTGTGCCGATGGATTTTTACTGGCGTGACCTACTTTATATTGCCGAACGCGAATTTTTAAACCCGCTTCCTTTCTTTAAATACTTCTTACCCAAAGACTATTTAGAACTGCATAATCATTACGCTGGCGATGATGCCGATTTACGAATTTGGCGCGGCGAAGCTACTGCACATCCAGAACTTTTGGCATTTATCGACAAGGGTGAAACTTTTAAAATGCCGAAGTTGTTGCATCACTTGTTCCACGATCGCATTAACATGGAATTTGCAGAAGCTTGTATGCGGGCGATGTTGTGGCACAGAGGAATGGGTGGACAATTTGACCCTTACCTAGATTCAGCAGAATACAAAGCCAACGCTGACCGGGCAATTAAAGCTTACTTCCAAGGCAACCCTGTAATGCTGGGGCTTTACAAGCTGTTCCCCGATATGTTTTTGGAACAGTGCCGCCAGATGTCATACTACGCTAATCTGGGCTTATTCTGGGAAGTCATGGCCCCGGTATTCTTTGAAATGTCCGACCGCTATGACGAAGGTACGATTAGCAGTGTGCCAGAGGCGATGAGCTTCTTAGTTAATGGTATATTTGCGATCGCAGGTCGTCCTATTTACCATCACGTTTATATTCGTGGTGAATGCTACGAAATTGTCCCCAAATCTAAGGGTTTCATGTGGCTATACGAAGCTGCATTACCTTATGTAGAAGCGGTTTTCTACCGCACTGCACCCTTCCGAGGAACAAAATCTTATAATGCTCAAGCGCGTCAAGTACCGGAAGACCAGAAAGACTTTCACTATGGCATTCTTTACGCTGATGTATTTCCAGTAGGTACTGCTGGCATTCCCCCGACATTATTAATGCAAGATATGCTGCATTTTTTACCACCATATCTTGTTGATTATTACAGCCAACATTGCCGGGGTGAAGAAGATATGTTAATTCAGTTAGGAGTTAGTTTTCAACGCTCAATGTACTGTGTCACTTCTGCGGTAATTCAAGCCTTGCGAACTGCACTTTTATATCCATTAGATGACCAAAATCCCAAGCATTTACAAGCTAACCGAGATTTCTTTGAAATGCAGCTAAATCGTTTTACCCGTAATGACTACAATATTCGTGATGCTGCTCGTTTAGGAAGCATTCAAAGTCAAGATTATCGATAATATCATGTCCGCTTGATTACTTACTAAACGCGAATAACTACACCCCGCATTTGAGTAAAGCAAATGCGGGGTGTGGTTCTTTTTTTTGATTTATGCAAGAGGTCTATTGTAGAAAGAGCGATTCATCGCGTCTCTTACCTTAACCGAACCGTATTGATTGTCAACTCTATAAGACAATACAGTTCAGTTAAGCTTCATAATAATTTTTTGTCAAAAGTGCGCTCGCACTTACTCTCTTGGGCTTGCTTCCTGTGTAACAGAAATGTCGTTTAAGGCTCATTTCCCGACACATAACAACGGCGATCGCCCCGCCTGTGACAAGTGTGCAAACCATCCACTGCAACGTCAACATTGACTGGACTGTGAAAGAGAGGGGTAGCACAGCTGTGCGCCCTTACGAGGATCTATTTTTTTGTACCTCACCCATGCGGGAACCGCTATAAAACATCTCCAAAAAACAATATAAAAGACTTGTGTAGTCAGGGTTGATACCTCATTCTGGAGATATCTATAGATATGAACTTAATGCGATCGCGAACTTAATTCCGAAATTCACCTGAACGAGACTGTAGCATTTCAAAGAGAACCAATAGAGTAATTGCACCATGAAAAACTTCAAAATTATTACATTAGGGGCATCAGGCGCAGGAAAAA harbors:
- a CDS encoding NAD(P)H-quinone oxidoreductase subunit F, with translation MAQFLLETVWLVPCYALIGGLLAVPWSPGIIRKTGPRPAGYVNLVMTFLAFVHSAIALQATWNYPAQEVFIPWLSTAGLDLTIALDISSVSVGALVVITGLNLLAQIYAIGYMEMDWGWGRFYSLLGLFEAGLCALALCNNLFFSYVILEVLTLGTYLLVGLWFSQPLVVSGARDAFLTKRVGDLFLLMGVLALWPLAGTWNYPELAEWAATANVNPTAIALVGLALIAGPMGKCAQFPLHLWLDEAMEGPVPSTILRNSVVVASGAWVLIKLQPVLSLSPIVSSAMVAIGVVTAVGASLIAIAQIDLKRCQSYSVSAYMGLVFIAVGVQQDEAALLLVLTHAISAALLVMSTGGIIWNSITQDVTQLGGLWTRRPISAIAFIVGTLGLVGFPPLGSFWALVKLADGLWETQPWLVGVVIAVNALTAVSLTREFGLIFGGKATQMSQRSPEAHWPMILPTMILLGVSLHLPLVLQSLSLLPDWASLNKDVVLLLILSNIFSCTITGVIYLGNIPKPIRLPWQGLQDLLAYDFYTPKLYRMTIIFSVAKISQLADMIDRFVIDGIVNFVGLFSLLGGEGLKYSTSGQTQFYAFTVLLGVSFLGMWVTWPFWGIQFLNFVFQISTLR
- a CDS encoding carbonic anhydrase, whose protein sequence is MSIRHPQISLSRRSLFKFGAGAIGTGVLTAGLGSNLLAAEKTPVEEDITPDKALQELLDGNERFAKRKRRNPDQSYSRLVEVAKGQKPFASILGCADSRVPSEIVFDQGLGDLFVCRIAGNIATTQQIGSLEFGSLVLGTKVIMVVGHERCGAIQAAIKGAPVPGNIGSLLEAIKPSVESSKDKSGDMVETVCKANILAQIQKLKSSSVLSELIKAEKLKIVGGYYDLDTGEISIVS
- a CDS encoding NADH-quinone oxidoreductase subunit M codes for the protein MLSVLIWLPIFTAIFIAVLPVSIPNYRIRLIALIFSGIVLLWNIFILLKFDISNPGMQFQEYLPWNETLGLSYQLGVDGLSILMLVLNSLLTWISIYSSSKETERPRLFYSMILLVSGGVAGAFLAENLLLFFLFYELELIPFYLLISIWGGKKRGYAGIKFLIYTAVSGALILATFLGMVWLSGSTNFAFDAVSTENLSTAKQILLLAGIVLGFGIKIPLVPFHTWLPDAYVEASAPIAILLGGVLAKLGTYGLLRFGLGMFPHAWSIIAPTLAIWGAVSAIYGAVIAIAQKDIKRMVAYSSVGHMGYILLGAAASTPLALVGAVAQMFSHGIILAILFHLVGVVEAKVGTRELDKLNGLMSPIRGLPLISALLVLSGMASAGIPGLTGFIAEFIVFQGSFSIFPLPTILCVVASGLTAVYFVILLNRTCFGRLDNFAYYPKVLWSEKIPALILAAFIIFLGVQPTWLVRWSESTTTTMVAAIPSLEKTVISEVVNN
- a CDS encoding CO2 hydration protein codes for the protein MTAIKTAIKLPPSNHEFAEVIHRLEAGGAMLPDTPENLMQIIGLYKAYAVPMDFYWRDLLYIAEREFLNPLPFFKYFLPKDYLELHNHYAGDDADLRIWRGEATAHPELLAFIDKGETFKMPKLLHHLFHDRINMEFAEACMRAMLWHRGMGGQFDPYLDSAEYKANADRAIKAYFQGNPVMLGLYKLFPDMFLEQCRQMSYYANLGLFWEVMAPVFFEMSDRYDEGTISSVPEAMSFLVNGIFAIAGRPIYHHVYIRGECYEIVPKSKGFMWLYEAALPYVEAVFYRTAPFRGTKSYNAQARQVPEDQKDFHYGILYADVFPVGTAGIPPTLLMQDMLHFLPPYLVDYYSQHCRGEEDMLIQLGVSFQRSMYCVTSAVIQALRTALLYPLDDQNPKHLQANRDFFEMQLNRFTRNDYNIRDAARLGSIQSQDYR